In Carya illinoinensis cultivar Pawnee chromosome 10, C.illinoinensisPawnee_v1, whole genome shotgun sequence, one DNA window encodes the following:
- the LOC122278719 gene encoding protein LURP-one-related 10-like: MAQQIPAPVPTAAQFANPLPVISTKYCTPYSIILAVVKKVMTISGGGFVVTDTNNTVIFKVEGKLMTFHDQRVLLDADGMPIVTLRQKRMTAHHRWNVYRGKSKEPGDLIFSVQRSSMIQLKAKLHVFLANNTEKKVCDFMVEGTWAEKTCVVYTGDRTNILAKMEKETTIGNALIGKDKYSVTVCRNVDYAFIVALIVILDDMNHISDRDELAINIGKTMVGLPPTLAGLPPTLADFGADFGLQTLVQQQIDDEEQEKDEDVQKTNDEVQEKEIEENENEN, translated from the exons atggcTCAGCAAATTCCAGCTCCAGTTCCAACTGCCGCACAGTTTGCCAACCCTCTTCCCGTCATCTCCACTAAATACTGTACACCTTACTCCATTATTCTTGCGGTTGTCAAAAAAGTGATGACCATATCCGGTGGTGGCTTTGTTGTCACAGACACCAACAACACCGTCATTTTCAAAGTGGAAGGAAAGTTAATGACCTTTCATGATCAGCGTGTTCTGCTTGATGCTGATGGAATGCCTATTGTCACTCTTCGACAGAAG AGAATGACTGCACATCACAGATGGAATGTGTACAGGGGCAAAAGCAAAGAGCCCGGTGATCTAATTTTTTCTGTTCAGCGATCTTCAATGATTCAATTGAAGGCCAAGTTACATGTGTTTTTGGCAAATAACACAGAGAAAAAGGTATGCGACTTCATGGTTGAAGGGACTTGGGCTGAAAAAACATGTGTCGTTTATACCGGAGATCGTACCAATATACTCGCCAAG ATGGAAAAGGAGACCACCATTGGAAATGCTCTGATCGGAAAAGACAAGTACTCGGTGACTGTTTGTCGTAAcgttgattatgcattcatagtTGCACTTATTGTGATTCTAGACGACATGAACCACATAAGCGACAGGGATGAACTAGCCATCAATATAGGCAAGACCATGGTTGGACTACCACCGACATTGGCTGGACTACCACCGACATTGGCAGATTTTGGGGCAGATTTTGGGCTTCAG ACTTTAGTCCAACAACAAATAGATGATGAAGAgcaagagaaagatgaagatgtgCAAAAAACTAATGATGAAGTGCAAGAGAAAGAGATCGAAGAGAACGAGAATgagaattga